A single region of the Parasphingorhabdus litoris DSM 22379 genome encodes:
- the gspE gene encoding type II secretion system ATPase GspE — MKIAKGTDAEVSGDNDKPVSEELASSPLVDIPYAFARDHGVLLMRSDGERLSVAMREGADPQALLELRRYLAMPFDVDLVSPEDFERSLSDHYAMDGSAAAMAGDMSLSNDALDDIAGDIPSAEDLLDSADDAPTIRLINGIIAEAARQGASDIHIEPYETGLVVRMRVDGVLQEKLRMPPHVASVIVNRIKVMARLDIAERRIPQDGRISLTLAGKLLDVRVSTLPNRANERVVMRILDKESASISLDLLGMSETTHEILTEVLAEPNGIILVTGPTGSGKTTSLYAGLKQLNDGSRNILTVEDPVEYAIEGIGQTQVNSKVGLTFAAGLRAILRQDPDVVMVGEIRDRETAEIAVQASLTGHLVLSTVHTNDAVGAITRMRDMKVEPFLLASTLRAVIAQRLVRKLCPHCRVPIQADGSLASLLGFDNGTVVYREVGCDECNHTGFQGRIGVFEAIRVDETIRKLINDGGDEARIAAHAFLKKPNLGSAARALVREGLTTAEEGIRISRREVLDEQIDA, encoded by the coding sequence TGTTGATGCGCAGCGATGGCGAACGTCTGTCGGTTGCCATGCGAGAGGGGGCCGATCCACAGGCCCTGCTGGAACTGCGCCGCTATCTTGCCATGCCTTTTGATGTTGATCTGGTATCTCCAGAGGATTTTGAACGGTCTTTGTCCGATCATTATGCAATGGATGGCAGTGCCGCTGCTATGGCCGGTGACATGAGCCTCAGCAATGATGCGCTTGATGATATTGCTGGCGATATTCCAAGTGCCGAAGACTTGCTCGACAGCGCGGATGATGCGCCGACCATCCGGTTGATCAATGGAATCATCGCGGAAGCCGCGCGCCAGGGGGCTTCGGACATCCACATCGAGCCCTATGAAACTGGCTTGGTGGTGCGGATGCGTGTCGATGGCGTATTGCAGGAAAAACTGCGCATGCCACCGCATGTCGCCTCTGTCATCGTCAACCGGATCAAGGTCATGGCGCGGCTTGATATTGCCGAACGGCGTATCCCGCAGGATGGCAGGATCAGCCTGACTCTGGCTGGAAAACTTCTGGATGTGCGTGTTTCTACTTTGCCCAATCGTGCCAATGAGCGTGTCGTTATGCGCATATTGGACAAGGAGAGCGCGTCGATATCGCTGGACCTGCTCGGCATGTCCGAAACAACGCATGAAATTCTGACCGAAGTCTTGGCCGAACCCAATGGTATCATTCTCGTTACTGGGCCCACCGGTTCGGGTAAAACGACAAGCCTCTATGCCGGCCTGAAACAGTTGAACGATGGCAGCCGGAATATCCTGACCGTCGAAGACCCGGTGGAATATGCGATTGAAGGCATTGGTCAGACGCAGGTTAACTCCAAAGTTGGTCTGACCTTCGCCGCTGGATTGCGGGCGATCTTGCGTCAGGATCCTGACGTCGTGATGGTCGGGGAAATTCGTGACCGGGAGACGGCGGAAATCGCCGTACAGGCGTCGCTGACCGGGCATTTGGTGCTGTCCACCGTCCATACCAATGACGCGGTCGGCGCGATTACGCGGATGCGAGATATGAAGGTCGAACCGTTTTTGCTTGCCTCTACCCTGCGGGCCGTCATCGCTCAGCGGCTGGTGCGCAAACTTTGCCCGCATTGCCGCGTCCCGATACAGGCGGACGGCAGTCTTGCTTCCTTGCTGGGCTTTGACAATGGTACCGTGGTGTATCGGGAAGTGGGCTGTGACGAATGTAATCACACCGGCTTTCAGGGCCGAATTGGTGTCTTCGAGGCAATCCGCGTCGATGAAACCATCCGCAAATTGATCAATGATGGCGGCGATGAAGCGCGTATTGCGGCCCATGCGTTTCTGAAAAAGCCCAATCTCGGTTCAGCAGCACGTGCACTGGTCCGTGAAGGCTTGACCACCGCGGAAGAAGGCATTCGTATCTCCCGCCGCGAAGTTCTGGACGAACAGATCGATGCCTGA
- the gspF gene encoding type II secretion system inner membrane protein GspF — MPDFSYTAIDPKGREKTGRLAADSNDAARAKLAERNFYVVNVETAQGAEAKPARSLFGPKKLRSKELTLFTRQLSSLVQVSPLEEALRTIGNQNEKAHVRDRIGAVHGGVIEGQRLAEAMRREPASFPPLYRAMISAGESSGTLPDITERLANLLERQAEMRGKLISALAYPIVLALVAIVVVALLMIAVVPKVVEQFDDVNQQLPFVTRLVIGISDFLANWWWALLAAIGVLVLITWRALKEPHIRYRFDSFLLRLPFIGRLLRDLNAARLARTLSTMVASRLPIMEGLRLTTNTISNSVLRKASEDMVEAIRGGGSLSKALKNTGVFPPMLVYLTASGEASGQLDDMLARAADYLEREFDNFTSTALSLLEPLIIVFLGGVVAVVILAILLPILQLQNLAGL, encoded by the coding sequence ATGCCTGATTTTTCCTATACCGCTATCGATCCCAAGGGGCGCGAGAAAACTGGCCGGTTAGCGGCGGACAGCAATGACGCGGCGCGGGCGAAGCTGGCGGAGCGCAATTTTTATGTCGTAAATGTCGAAACAGCACAGGGCGCGGAAGCAAAACCGGCACGTTCACTATTTGGTCCCAAAAAACTGCGGTCCAAAGAACTGACCTTGTTCACGCGCCAACTGTCATCGCTGGTGCAAGTCAGCCCGCTGGAAGAAGCGTTGCGGACGATCGGCAATCAGAACGAAAAAGCCCATGTCCGGGATCGGATCGGAGCGGTCCATGGTGGTGTTATCGAAGGGCAGCGACTGGCCGAGGCCATGCGCCGTGAACCGGCAAGCTTTCCGCCGCTCTATCGCGCGATGATTTCGGCTGGGGAAAGCTCCGGCACATTGCCGGACATCACCGAGCGCCTGGCCAATCTTCTCGAACGCCAAGCCGAGATGCGCGGTAAGCTCATCAGCGCACTGGCTTATCCGATCGTTCTCGCCCTGGTCGCGATTGTGGTCGTGGCCTTGTTGATGATTGCAGTTGTTCCCAAAGTCGTGGAACAATTTGATGATGTGAACCAGCAGCTTCCATTCGTTACCCGGCTGGTGATCGGCATTTCCGATTTTCTCGCCAATTGGTGGTGGGCGCTTCTTGCTGCTATCGGGGTTCTTGTTCTGATCACCTGGCGCGCTTTGAAAGAGCCGCATATCCGATATCGCTTCGACAGCTTCCTACTCCGCCTTCCGTTTATCGGCCGCTTGCTGCGGGATTTAAACGCTGCTCGGCTTGCCCGAACACTGTCGACCATGGTGGCTAGCCGGTTGCCGATAATGGAAGGGCTGCGGCTGACAACCAATACGATTAGCAATTCAGTGCTGCGCAAGGCATCGGAAGATATGGTGGAGGCTATCCGCGGGGGTGGAAGTCTTTCGAAAGCACTCAAGAATACCGGCGTTTTCCCGCCGATGTTGGTCTATCTCACCGCCAGCGGTGAAGCATCGGGCCAGCTTGATGATATGCTGGCCCGGGCAGCGGATTATCTGGAACGCGAATTTGACAATTTTACCTCGACCGCTTTGTCACTGCTGGAACCATTGATCATCGTTTTTCTGGGCGGTGTTGTTGCGGTTGTAATTTTGGCTATATTGCTTCCGATATTACAGCTTCAGAATCTTGCCGGACTATAG
- the gspG gene encoding type II secretion system major pseudopilin GspG produces the protein MSRPLRRKNQKKPKANGFTLVELMVVIFILGLLTTVVVINVLPSQDRAMVEKARADIATLGQALEMYRLDNLTYPTSADGLGALTNAPASLPPSARYRQGGYIKKLPDDPWGRPYQYDNPGRNGPGFDLYSLGADGAPGGEDDDADIYAE, from the coding sequence ATGAGCCGTCCTTTGAGGCGTAAAAATCAAAAGAAGCCAAAGGCGAACGGGTTCACATTGGTTGAACTGATGGTGGTCATTTTTATCCTCGGACTGTTGACGACTGTCGTTGTTATCAATGTCCTGCCTAGTCAGGATCGCGCAATGGTTGAAAAGGCACGAGCAGATATCGCTACATTGGGCCAGGCGCTGGAAATGTACCGGCTCGATAACCTGACATATCCTACTTCTGCCGACGGCTTGGGGGCGTTGACCAACGCACCTGCGTCGCTTCCCCCGTCCGCGCGATATCGGCAAGGCGGCTATATCAAGAAGCTTCCCGATGATCCGTGGGGACGACCGTATCAATATGATAATCCCGGACGCAATGGCCCTGGTTTTGATCTCTATTCGCTGGGTGCAGACGGCGCACCGGGTGGTGAAGACGACGACGCAGATATCTATGCCGAGTAA
- a CDS encoding type II secretion system protein L, translating into MSVSQVLVTEFPIAGTKSLQWWLVTDSVIEAKGCDSDPLLAAGLKLPSANDEPIVHIAIMSAAQAIVRWHETPEDLTEQQALAAARLAAQDDSLDPENLHIAAMIEDSGETISASVSMTVMSDGLSQLETLGIDPDAIIPAGWLIPAEEGQVIAADFGFETILRGEQMIAPDEPSLRPHLIGDHNVASLTETGIDDALTSAATSRDAVNLRSAPFAKKVDKYMTVSQKRTMAWMAAALVLISLLIPAVQLIKYHWAAADADAAALAAAEPVIGAVESVEEADRLLNERLVQENRGNVAFPVPASALFSAIQKTQGVSIERISYRKDGTVFAGLTAVRNEDMNPALIALQNAGFVITATPRTDATGSAKADITVRAP; encoded by the coding sequence ATGTCGGTATCTCAAGTCCTTGTAACAGAGTTTCCCATAGCAGGGACAAAATCGCTGCAATGGTGGCTTGTCACCGACAGTGTGATCGAAGCCAAAGGCTGTGATTCAGACCCGCTGCTGGCTGCTGGCCTGAAACTACCATCAGCCAATGATGAGCCAATCGTGCATATTGCAATCATGTCCGCAGCGCAGGCAATTGTGCGCTGGCATGAAACACCGGAAGACCTGACCGAGCAGCAGGCATTGGCTGCGGCGCGTTTGGCAGCTCAGGATGATAGCCTGGACCCGGAAAACCTGCATATCGCTGCGATGATTGAAGATTCCGGCGAGACCATTTCGGCTTCGGTCAGCATGACCGTCATGTCTGATGGCTTATCGCAACTGGAAACTCTCGGCATTGATCCCGATGCTATTATACCGGCTGGATGGCTGATCCCGGCCGAAGAGGGTCAGGTCATTGCTGCGGATTTCGGTTTTGAAACAATTTTGCGGGGCGAGCAGATGATCGCGCCGGATGAACCATCCTTGCGGCCGCACCTGATCGGTGATCATAATGTTGCAAGCCTGACCGAAACGGGGATTGATGACGCACTGACGAGCGCAGCGACCAGCCGTGATGCGGTTAATCTGCGTTCTGCCCCATTTGCCAAAAAAGTCGATAAGTATATGACCGTCTCGCAAAAGCGGACCATGGCTTGGATGGCTGCTGCGCTTGTTCTGATATCTTTGCTGATCCCAGCCGTGCAGTTGATCAAATATCATTGGGCTGCAGCTGATGCAGACGCTGCTGCTCTGGCCGCCGCGGAGCCGGTAATCGGGGCGGTAGAAAGCGTGGAAGAAGCTGATCGTTTGTTGAACGAACGGCTGGTTCAGGAAAATCGTGGTAATGTCGCCTTCCCAGTTCCGGCCTCTGCGCTATTCTCTGCCATTCAAAAGACTCAGGGCGTATCGATTGAACGGATCAGTTATCGCAAGGATGGTACTGTTTTCGCCGGACTTACCGCGGTGAGAAATGAGGATATGAACCCGGCTCTAATCGCGCTGCAAAATGCCGGATTTGTTATCACTGCAACTCCGCGGACCGATGCAACAGGGTCAGCTAAAGCTGATATTACGGTGCGTGCACCATGA